The region CTGGACCCCCGGGCCGAGCCCGGCGGCGAGTGGCACGACGACGTGGTGGCGTGGGTGCGCGGGCGGATCCGGAAGGTGTCGCGGCGGGCGCGCGGGGCGCACTGGGAGGCCGTGCAGGCGCTGCCCGGGGTGACGCTGACCGTGGGCCGGGCGCAGGTGCGGGCGTTCGTGCCGGCCCGGGTCGTGGACCTGCCCAAGGAGCTGTCCCGGTTGCAGATCTCGGGCAGCGAGCTGCCGGGGGACGAGCCGGGCCCGGTGCCCGAGGGCGCCCACCTGCTCTGGCTCAACCCGAGGGTGGAGATGACGGCGGGCAAGGCGGCGGCCCAGGTGGGGCACGCGTCCATGCTGCTGGCGCCCACGCTGTCCGAGGAGGAGCTCAAGGAGTGGGCCGCGCTGGACTACCGGTGCGCGGTGCGCACGCCGTCCCCGGCCGAGTGGGACGCGCTGCTGGCCCGGCCGGGCGTCGTGGTGGTGCGCGACGCCGGCTACACCGAGGTCGACCCGGGGACGGCAACCGTGGCGGTGTGTAGGTCGTGATCTGACCTACATGGCCCGTAGCGTCCCGGTCATGACGATTCTGGTGACCGGGGCGACCGGTGTGGTGGGGCGGAACGTGGTGGCGCGGCTGGTGGCGGCCGGCGAGTCGGTGCGGGTGCTGTCGCGGCGGCCCGCGACCGGGCTGCCGCCGTCGGTCGAGGTGGTGGCGGGCGACCTGCTGGAGCCGCGCGACGAGTGGTTCGCGGGCGTGGACCGGCTGTACCTGTTCCCGGCCGGGGACGGCGCGGTCGCGCGGCGGGCCGTCCGGTGCGGGGTGCGGCGGATCGTGGACCTGTCGGCCGCGTCGGTGACCATCGGGCTGTACGAGAACCCGGTGGAGGCGGCGGTCGAGGCGTCCGGCGCGGAGTGGACGCACGTGCGGCCGGGCGGTTTCATGACCAACCTGCTGCCGGCGTGGGCCCCGTCGATCCGGGCCCGACGGGTGGTGCGCCACCCGTTCCCGGACGAGGCCGGCGTGCCGGTGCACGAGGCGGACGTCGCGGCGGTCGCGGTGGCGGCGTTGCTGGAGGACGGGCACGCCGGCCGGGCGTACACGCTGACCGGGCCGGAGCTGATCACCAACCGGGACCAGGTGGCCGCGATCGCCGCCGCGCTGGGCGAGGAGGTCCGGTTCGAGGTGGTGTCCCGGGAGGTGGCGCGCGAGGAGATGCGGGCGCTGGGCGGGTTCGCCGCCGACCACGCCGACCTGCTGCTGGGCTTCGTGAACTACGGCGGCGGCGAGTCCTCCGGCGAGGGCTTCTCCGACGACGACTACTCGGCCCTGCTCAAGCCCTGGCCGGACGTCGAGACCGTGCTGGGCCGCCCCGCCCGCTCCTACGCCCGGTGGGCGCGCGACCACCTGGCCGACTTCCGCTGACGAATCCGCCGCCGAACCCGACCGGGCGCGGCGGCCGGCCCCGGTCGATCGGGGGCCCGGTCGGAGACCTCGCCACGTCCGGGTCACCGACACACCGGTGGCCGGCTCACCTCGGAGACACGAGCTAGTTCGCGGCGTCCAGGCGCTTGAGGGCGGCGCGGACGACCTCGGGGTCGTAGGTCGTCCAGAACGGCGGCAGCGACGCGCGCAGGAAGCCGCCGTAGCGGGCCGTCGCCAGGCGCGGGTCGAGGATCGCCACCACGCCCTTGTCGTTCATCGAGCGCAGCAGGCGTCCCGCGCCCTGCGCCAGCAGCAGGGCGGCGTGGGTCGCCGCCACGGTGAGGAAACCGTTGCCGCCGCGCGACTCCACGGCCTTCTGCCGGGCGGAGGCCAGCGGGTCGTCCGGGCGCGGGAACGGGATGCGGTCCATCACCACCAGTTGCAGCGCCGGCCCCGGCACGTCCACGCCCTGCCACAGCGACAACGTGCCGAACAGGCACGTCTTCGAGTCCTCGGCGAACCGCTTCACCAGCTGCCCGGTGGAGTCGTCGCCCTGGCACAGCACCGGGTAGTCGATCTTGCCGCGCAACGCCTCGGCCGCCGCCTTGGCCGCCCGCATCGAGGAGAACAGGCCCAGCGTCCGGCCGCCCGCCGCGTTCACCAGGCCCTCCAGCTCGTCCACGTAGGACGGTGGCAGGCCGTCGCGCCCCGGCGGGGGCAGGTGCCGGGCCACGTAGAGGATGCCGCTGCTGCCGTGCTCGAACGGCGAGCCCACGTCGAGGCCGGACCAGCGCGGACCGCCGTTGTCCGACGGCACTTCCTTGTCGCTCGCGGTGCCCTCGGCCTTCTTCGCGCCCGACGCGGCCGGCAGCCCCCACTGGCGGGCCAGGGTGTCGAACGTGCCGCCCAGGGTGAGCGTCGCGGAGGTCAGGATGGTGGTGCGCTTGCCGAACAGCCGCTCGCGCAGCAGCCCGCCGACGCCCAGCGGCGCGACGCGCAGCGACGGGGCCTTGGAGCGGTCGGCGAAGTCGCCGGACACCCAGACCACGTCGTGGTCGTCGTCGAACGCCGTCAGGATCCGCGCGGCGCAGTCGTGCACGTCGTCCAGCAGCGAGCGCGCGAGCTTGCGGGACGTCGCGCCCTCGACGTCCTCCTTGCGCTCCGGCCCGAGCGAGGTGATGCAGGCGTGCGCGGCGTCCTTGGTCGCCCGCAGCGCACCGGTCAGCGCGGGCGGCAGCGCGTCCAGCCGGCCGACCGGCGCGTCCTCCAGGATCATCGCCAGGCCGTCGCTCGCCTCGGCCATCCGGTCGGCCACGTCCTGGTCGATGAGCCGGCCGCAGCGGCGGGCGGCGGTGGCGACCAGCGACGCGCTGAGCTCCTCGGTGGCCACCGACGTGATGCGGTCGACCAGGTCGTGCGCCTCGTCGATCACCACCACGTCGTGGTCGGGCAGCACCTGGTAGCCCTCCAGGGCGTCGACGGCGAGCATCGCGTGGTTGGTGACCACGACGTCCGCCCGGCCGGCCTGCGCGCGGGCCCGCTCGGCGAAGCAGTCCACGCCGACCGGGCACTTCGCCACGCCCAGGCACTCGCGGGCGGTCACCGAGACCTGCCGCCACGACTGGTCGCTCACGCCCGGCACCAGCTCGTCGCGGTCACCGGTCTCGGTGTCCGACGACCACTCGTGCAGCCGCTTCACCTCACGGCCCAGCCGGGACACCGTGAACGGGTCGAACAGGCCCGCTTCCTCCGGCTCGTCCGGCGCGCCGGTGTGCACCCGGTGCATGCACAGGTAGTTGCGCCGGCCCTTGAGGATCGCGAACCGGGGCTCGCGGCCCAGTTCTTTGCGCAGCGCCTTGGCCAGCCGGGGCAGGTCGCGGTCCACGAGCTGGCGCTGCAAGGCGATCGTCGCGGTGGAGATGACCACCGTTGACTCGGCGGCCACCGCGTGCCGGATCGCGGGCACCAGGTAGGCCAGCGACTTGCCGGTCCCGGTGCCCGCCTGCACGGCCAGGTGCTCGCCGGTCCGGATGGAGCGCTCGACCGCCTCGGCCATGTCCACCTGGCCCTCGCGCTCGGCTCCGCCCACCGCCTCCACGGCCACGGCGAGCAGGGTCCTGGTGTCGGGGATGGCGGTGGTGGACGGCACGGTGAGACGGTACCCGGCGGTGCCCTCAGGACGCGGCCAGCACCCGCCGGCCGAGCTCGACCACTGCTCGGCGGTGCCCTTCGGCGAGTTGGGCGTTCGGGTCGTGCCGCGCGGCGACGATCTCCCGCACCGGCCCGGCCAGGTCGGTCCAGTGCGCGGCGGCCAGTTCACCGGCCCGCGACTTGCCCACGATCTCGCCGGTGCGGATGGTGTGCCACAGCCGCGCGGGCCCCAAACCCAGCCACAGCACGCCATCCCGGAACACCGGACCGGTCGCCGCCGCCGCGTGGTCGAGCAGTGGCTGCCAGTACTCGCGCAGGTTCGTGCGGCAGTAGTCGGCGACTTCCGCCGCGGTGACGGGGAAGTGCGGGCGCGCGCCGCGCAATGTCCGGGAGTACAGGTTCAGCTGGTGGCGCAACACGGGCGTGAGTTGGGCGGGTGGGTCCGCGTGCAGTTCGCCGTCACGGGCCCACGGGCCGGGTTCGCCGTCGACCAGGTACGCCACGTCCAGCTCGGGCGTCAGCGCGGCGGACAGCGCCGCCAGGTCGGTCTCGGTGGGCGTGCGGGACAGCTCCACCACGAGGTCGAGGTCGGATCCCGGTGCGAGGTCGTCGAGCGTGGCGGACCCCACCACGTGCACCGCGACGACCAGGCCCGGGGCCGACCGGTCCAGCAGCGCCAAGTGCCCGGTCACTTCCGCTTGACGAGAGCCCACGCGGCCGGCAACAGGCCCGCCGCGAGCGCGATCTTCAGCGCGTCACCGAACAGGAACGGGGTCACGCCCAGCGAGAGCGCCTTGCCGAAGCTCACGTTGGCCGCCGCCATCAGCCACGGCACGCCGAACGCGTAGATCACCAGGTTGCCCACGGCCATCGTGCCGACCGTGCGCAACGGGGTGCGGTCGCCGCCGCGGCCGGCCAGGTGGCCCACCAGGACGCCGGCGAACACGAAGCCCACCACGTAGCCCAGCGACGCGGGCATCCCGGAGGACGCGCCCTGGAACCACGGCACCCCGGCCACGCCCGCGATCAGGTAGAGCACCATCGCCGCGCCGCCGCGCTGCCACCCGAGGGCCGCGCCGACCAGCAGGGCGGCGAACGTCTGGCCGGTGAGCGGCACCGGGCTGCCCGGCACGGGCAGGGCGATCTGCGCGGCCAGCCCGGTCAGGCCGGCGCCCGCGACGACCAGCGCGATGTCGCGGGCCAGCGCACCGGGGACCAGGTCGGCCAGCACGCGGCGGCCGTTGACGGCGAGGACGGACACAGGGACCTCCAGGGATCGACTCGGACCGAGGTTAACCAACGATCACTTCCCCGGTCTTTGTCGGAGGTCTACAAAGTCGCCCACGTCACGCCGGCGGTCCCGCACCGTGGAACTCCTCACCCGTGGAGGGCGACCTTTCCGCCCGGCCGCTCGGTGTTGCGGCGCGTCTTGGTCCAGCCGTCGCGTCCCGCATCAGCGTGCCGAGCAGCTGCATCCAACATGGGTGTCGAGGCTGAACCCCGTGCGCCACTCCGCCGTGAGCAGGTGCACGCCGAGTTCGAAGTTCTCCAGCAGCGACCCGCGCCACGGCTGCCCGGTCGGCGTCGGCGTGCCGGCCCATCCACAGCGCGACCGTGCGGTAGGCGTCGTTGAGGGCGTCGCAGTTGACGGTCCGGTCGTCGGAGTCGTCGTCGACGATCCAGACGTGCGCGAGCGGGAACGTGGTGCGCAGGTTAGGTCAGCAACGCGGCGCTCATCGTCAGGGCGAGGCCCTGGGTGAACCCGAGCACGTCGAGGCTCACGACGCCGCCGGACCGGCCCCGGACACCACCCCGCACGTCGGGGCGGCGGGTTCCCTGGGGCTGGCGCGTCATCGCCGGGTCGCCGGCCACGCGAACGCGACCAGCGCGGCCTCCGCCGTCCGGTAAGCGCGCTGCGCGACCACCAGCCCCACCGCCGCCACGGCCAGGGGCGCTATCCCCCGATCGAGACGTTCGGTCCGAGGCATGGCACACGCCGCTGAACAGGTTCCTTCATCCGACCGGGGGCCGCCCAATGGGGCTACCCGGAGGACATCGGCCCGGAAAGCGGTGATCCGCATCGCCGGATCGGGTGACAACGTGAAGTTCTTTCGACGTAGGGGCCGACTCTGGGTGGTCGTAGTTGGGCGGTTCGAGTGGAGGCCGTCCTCCTTTGCGGTCAGCACCCCTTAATCCGACGGGTGGAACGCCGATAGGGGCAAATGCTCGATCAGAGTGGTCGAGCCCTGTGGGGAAGGGAGTTCCATGCGCGTCCGAATGACGGGCCTGGCCGGACTGGTCGCCCTCGCGGCGCTCCTGGCCGGCGTCCCGCCCGCCGCCGCGGCCCCCGGCGACGCCTCCGCCGCCGGCGTGCGAGCGGGCCTGTCGCTGCTGGGCGGCGAGGCGCTCGCGGCCGGCCCGTTCGCC is a window of Saccharothrix espanaensis DSM 44229 DNA encoding:
- a CDS encoding peptidyl-tRNA hydrolase; translation: MLVDRHYATDEEDPAEVRAMPVVLRIERADPPCRTDVLEAAAAAAIAVCLDPRAEPGGEWHDDVVAWVRGRIRKVSRRARGAHWEAVQALPGVTLTVGRAQVRAFVPARVVDLPKELSRLQISGSELPGDEPGPVPEGAHLLWLNPRVEMTAGKAAAQVGHASMLLAPTLSEEELKEWAALDYRCAVRTPSPAEWDALLARPGVVVVRDAGYTEVDPGTATVAVCRS
- a CDS encoding NAD(P)H-binding protein — protein: MTILVTGATGVVGRNVVARLVAAGESVRVLSRRPATGLPPSVEVVAGDLLEPRDEWFAGVDRLYLFPAGDGAVARRAVRCGVRRIVDLSAASVTIGLYENPVEAAVEASGAEWTHVRPGGFMTNLLPAWAPSIRARRVVRHPFPDEAGVPVHEADVAAVAVAALLEDGHAGRAYTLTGPELITNRDQVAAIAAALGEEVRFEVVSREVAREEMRALGGFAADHADLLLGFVNYGGGESSGEGFSDDDYSALLKPWPDVETVLGRPARSYARWARDHLADFR
- a CDS encoding ATP-dependent DNA helicase, translating into MAEAVERSIRTGEHLAVQAGTGTGKSLAYLVPAIRHAVAAESTVVISTATIALQRQLVDRDLPRLAKALRKELGREPRFAILKGRRNYLCMHRVHTGAPDEPEEAGLFDPFTVSRLGREVKRLHEWSSDTETGDRDELVPGVSDQSWRQVSVTARECLGVAKCPVGVDCFAERARAQAGRADVVVTNHAMLAVDALEGYQVLPDHDVVVIDEAHDLVDRITSVATEELSASLVATAARRCGRLIDQDVADRMAEASDGLAMILEDAPVGRLDALPPALTGALRATKDAAHACITSLGPERKEDVEGATSRKLARSLLDDVHDCAARILTAFDDDHDVVWVSGDFADRSKAPSLRVAPLGVGGLLRERLFGKRTTILTSATLTLGGTFDTLARQWGLPAASGAKKAEGTASDKEVPSDNGGPRWSGLDVGSPFEHGSSGILYVARHLPPPGRDGLPPSYVDELEGLVNAAGGRTLGLFSSMRAAKAAAEALRGKIDYPVLCQGDDSTGQLVKRFAEDSKTCLFGTLSLWQGVDVPGPALQLVVMDRIPFPRPDDPLASARQKAVESRGGNGFLTVAATHAALLLAQGAGRLLRSMNDKGVVAILDPRLATARYGGFLRASLPPFWTTYDPEVVRAALKRLDAAN
- a CDS encoding nucleotidyltransferase domain-containing protein, with the translated sequence MTGHLALLDRSAPGLVVAVHVVGSATLDDLAPGSDLDLVVELSRTPTETDLAALSAALTPELDVAYLVDGEPGPWARDGELHADPPAQLTPVLRHQLNLYSRTLRGARPHFPVTAAEVADYCRTNLREYWQPLLDHAAAATGPVFRDGVLWLGLGPARLWHTIRTGEIVGKSRAGELAAAHWTDLAGPVREIVAARHDPNAQLAEGHRRAVVELGRRVLAAS
- a CDS encoding biotin transporter BioY; translation: MSVLAVNGRRVLADLVPGALARDIALVVAGAGLTGLAAQIALPVPGSPVPLTGQTFAALLVGAALGWQRGGAAMVLYLIAGVAGVPWFQGASSGMPASLGYVVGFVFAGVLVGHLAGRGGDRTPLRTVGTMAVGNLVIYAFGVPWLMAAANVSFGKALSLGVTPFLFGDALKIALAAGLLPAAWALVKRK